One genomic region from Bufo bufo chromosome 3, aBufBuf1.1, whole genome shotgun sequence encodes:
- the LOC120994117 gene encoding olfactory receptor 52Z1-like — protein MELSNMSTFHPDYFFLIGIPRLEESHLLLSIPFSIMYVMSLLGNSTLILVIGTNKTLQQPMYVFLMMLAACDILLSSTTVPKTLSIFWFNSHTISFNGCLVQTFSIHFNFVMESAILVIMAFDRFYAICRPLTYTSTLTTSFIKKVIAVALCRNVCFITPFVFLLYRLPYEGSNVIEHTYCEHMSMARLATADKLVNVVYGLVIAGCSSGIDLILIIISYVVIIRAVLRLRSSEARLKAFNTCVSHVCVIILFYTPAFFSFIAHRVGYKYVTLQVHILVANLYVLLPPMMNPIIYGVRTKEIRQQVVSMLRREFIRYQ, from the coding sequence ATGGAACTGTCAAACATGAGCACTTTTCACCCGGACTACTTCTTTCTCATTGGAATCCCTCGTCTGGAGGAATCTCATCTCCTGCTCTCCATCCCATTCTCTATCATGTATGTCATGTCTCTTCTTGGAAACTCTACCTTGATTTTGGTGATTGGAACAAACAAGACTCTCCAGCAGCCCATGTATGTATTCCTGATGATGTTGGCCGCCTGTGACATCCTCCTGAGCTCCACCACGGTACCCAAGACTCTCAGCATCTTCTGGTTTAACTCTCACACAATCTCCTTTAATGGTTGTCTTGTCCAAAccttctccattcatttcaactTTGTGATGGAATCTGCAATCTTAGTGATCATGGCCTTTGATCGATTCTATGCCATTTGCCGCCCTTTGACTTACACATCAACCCTCACCACATCCTTCATAAAGAAGGTCATTGCTGTTGCCCTTTGTCGAAATGTTTGTTTCATTACACCATTTGTTTTCCTACTTTACAGATTACCGTATGAAGGCAGCAATGTGATAGAGCACACGTATTGTGAGCACATGTCCATGGCCAGGCTGGCTACTGCCGATAAACTAGTCAATGTTGTGTATGGACTTGTCATAGCAGGTTGTTCTTCTGGTATAGATTTAATCCTCATAATCATTTCATATGTTGTGATTATCAGAGCAGTTCTAAGACTCCGATCCTCAGAAGCTCGTCTCAAAGCCTTCAATACATGTGTGTCTCATGTCTGTGTCATCATCCTCTTCTACACTCCGGCCTTTTTTTCATTCATTGCCCATAGAGTTGGGTATAAATACGTTACTCTTCAGGTTCACATCCTGGTGGCCAATCTCTATGTCCTTTTGCCACCAATGATGAACCCAATCATCTATGGGGTGAGGACAAAAGAGATCAGACAGCAGGTGGTGTCCATGCTTCGTAGAGAATTTATTAGATATCAATAA